Within the Desulfovibrio oxyclinae DSM 11498 genome, the region TCACGGCTTCGGCTGGCGACGCGTCTCGGGAATTCAAGGAAACGGTCACTATCAAGGACCGCAAGTTTCCTAGACAGGACCTGAAACTGCCGCCCAAGATGGTCACCCCGCCCAAGGAAGTGCTGGATCGCATCGCCCGGGAACGCAAGGTCATCGCCAAGGCCCGCGACCATTACAGCGCCGAGCGTCACTGGACACTGCCGTTCTACCGCCCGGTGCGCGGCGAGGTCTCCAGCGATTACGGTCTCCAGCGGTTCCTCAACGGCAAACCGCGCAATCCACATCGCGGAATGGATTTCCGTTCGCCCATGAAGAATCCCATCAAGAGCGTGGCCGACGGCGTGGTCACCCTTGTGGATGATCATTACTATGCGGGAAAATCCGTCTATGTGGATCACGGCAACGGGGTGGTGAGCATGTATTTCCACCTTTCCGAGCCCACCGTGAAGGAAGGTGACAGCGTCGAACGCGGGCAGACCGTGGGCCTTACCGGCGCCACCGGACGCG harbors:
- a CDS encoding M23 family metallopeptidase, yielding MQGYKRFFIIAAMLLLPVLAHAQSVGLQDGDEAGFENATASEPEAELVLAHPETVALGDPFAVRLTSTVPLEDVSIHWDGRNIAPSISVWNDKHVALVMLGTDVLNAKPGEKSLVVTASAGDASREFKETVTIKDRKFPRQDLKLPPKMVTPPKEVLDRIARERKVIAKARDHYSAERHWTLPFYRPVRGEVSSDYGLQRFLNGKPRNPHRGMDFRSPMKNPIKSVADGVVTLVDDHYYAGKSVYVDHGNGVVSMYFHLSEPTVKEGDSVERGQTVGLTGATGRVTGPHLHMSIAVQGRLVNPAPLFKTSADDLLKQ